The sequence below is a genomic window from Clostridium sp. BJN0001.
GCAGGAACTTTTGCATCAATGCTCATTGCAGGAATAGTTATTAAGCTAAATAATTGGAGCGGAGTTCATTTTGAAGAGATGGATTTTCTTACTTTGCCACCAGAGACAATATTTTATATTGAGCTTATGGTAGGTACATTAGGTGCAATAATGGACATTGCAATTTCAATTTCTTCAGCAGTACAGGAATTGTATGATAAAAATCCTAATGTTAGTAAAAAAGATATAATTAAATCTTCAAGAGAAATTGGACAAGATATTATGGGAACTATGGCTAATACTTTAGTTTTCGCATATTTAAGTGGGAGTATTCCAACTATATTACTCTATTTAAGAGATGGTGTGCCAATTACGTATATAATAAGTTTTAATCTTTCTTTAGAATATATGAGGGCAATTGTTGGAAGTATAGGTATCGTATTAAGCATTCCTATTACTATGTATACTTCTATTTTAATTCTTAAGAATCGTAAGATAGGAGAGGTTTAAGTTATGAATATTATATTAATATTACTCATAATACTACTAATTCTAATGGGAGCTATTGGAGGTAAAAGAGGAGTTCAGTCATTTTCAACATTAATTTTGAATTTTTTTACTCTGTTTTTTATGCTTATATTGATAGGTGCTAAAATAGATCCAATTAAAGTTACATTTATAGGTGCTATGATTATAAGCTTTTTCAGTTTATTTTTTATTAATGGATATAATAAAAAGACAATATCCTCATTAATATCGGTTATCATAGTAATAACATTAGTTATGGCTGTCACATATAAGATGGGAATAAATGCAAATATACAAGGCTTTAGTGATGAGCAGATAGATTTAGTATCATTTTATTCTTTATATGTTCAAATTGATTTTTCTAAAATAGTTATTTGTGAAATATTAATAGGACTACTTGGTGCAATTATCGATGTATCTATATCAATATCATCATCTATGAATGAAATTTATAAAAGCTATTCTAGTATAACGCAGCATGAACTATTTAAATCAGGTATGAATATAGGAAAAGACATTTTGGGTACAATGACTAATACATTATTTTTTGCATACATAAGCGGTTTTATGACTTTGATGATATATTTTAACCAGCTTCATTACTCATTAAGTACAATTATGAATGCAAAAGTATTTTGTTCAGAAGTTTTTCAATCTATATGCTGTGGAGTAGGAATTATACTTATTATACCTATTAATGCTTTTGTTACATCTAAATTAATGTTTATAAATAAAAAAGCAAAATAGATAATAGATATAATTGTCAAAATGCTCTTTTTCTTTAAATTTATAAATCCTCACAATTAGTAAAAAAAATACATATAATAAATTATATTATTAAGTGGAGTTGAAAATACGTGATATACGGGCTTATTTTAGCTGGAGGAAAAGGCAGCAGACTGTATCCGCTTTCAAGAGCAAATCTCCCTAAACAATTTTTAAAACTAATTAATGGTAAAAGCTTTTTAGTAAATACTGTAGATAGGGTAAAATCAATAATTGATAAGAAAAATATCTACGTTGTTACTAATACTTTTTATAAAGATAAAGTAAAAGAAGAACTTAAAGATATAGATGAAAATAATATTTTCGTTGAACCACTTAATAGAGAGACTGCTTTATAGACGATAAGGGTCTTTTTGAAAAATTGGGATGGATAGTATTTATTTTGAAATTGAGTTGATATTAATAAATATATATTGATTATATAAATAATCAGGATTTTTTTCGAATTTAAATAATTAAGTAACACTTTATTTAAAATGTATAAATATGATTTAGAGATGGAGACTTTCATGAAAGTACATATTGAATTAGTACATTAAAATTGTTGAAGATAATCAAGTTTACTATTAAATATTACTTAACTTTAGAGACTGAAAATTTGAATTTTCATTTTTCTGTCTATAGTATAGATGGGAGGTTGAAGTTTATGAATAAAAAGTGTTTTACATTTAATAATAGATTAAGAGTGAAAAAATCAAAAATATATTGAAGAGTTTGGTAGTTTTAGTGATGAAGAGTTATTAAAAAAGTAAATAATTTGGAATTATTCTTATTAATTTACTATGGTTATTAACAATGAAAAATTGTTCCGACAACAATAATAAAATTTACTTAAATACAGAAGAAGATAAATGATACAAGTCTATAATAAAAATAGCAATAAACTAGAAATTCAAACAAGAATTCTACCATATGAAAAGTTTAAAAATGTTGATAATTTAAAATACTATTTAGAAAAAATGAAGTATAATTTAGCTTCATATTATTCAGGAGAAAAGCTTGTAAAAACAAAAAATGGAGATGAAATATATTTTGTAAATAGTTTATCAGATGAAAAAGATTCTTTGTTTGGAAGGAATGGAAGTATATATTTTATATCTGAATTGGGTGATTATGGGAAACTATATTATTCAATAAAGGAGGACTTGTTTAGTGATAATAAAGAGCCTTATGTAGAAATAATAGATATTGTGCCAATTAAAGTTAATATTGGAATAGGGAGTGAAGCTCTGAAATATTTAGAAGAAATAATAGTCGAGAATAATGTAAAACAAATTAAAGGAGATTTGTCTCCTAATGAATTAAAGAATCATGGAGATAGATTAATTCATTTTTATCAAAAGAATGGATATGAAATTAGAGATAATAAAATATATAAAAGTATTTAAATTTTAATAAATAATTTAAATATATGAAATATTAAAAGCGTTGATTTTAATGGTACTCAAAATAAATATAATATCAAAAAAGAAGAATTCTATGGTAATTAGGATTCTTCTTTTTATTCTTTAGACCAGTTATAATCAAGTAAAATCTATGGATAACTTTTGAAAGTAATAGAAACACACAGTCTGCGAAGCAGATTTTCTTGTTAATATTTTTAGTGAGAAGGTATCATCATAAGCTACTTAATTAAAGAATAAAAAACTTCTACTATTGTCACTAACACAAAAATATAAATAAAAATTTAATTTTATAGGTTGACAAATCCAATATAAAAGAATAATATACTCATATACTCATACAAGTATATGAGTGTTAAAATTTAATAGATATTAACAAAAGGAAGTGTAAAAATGTATAAACTTACAGATTTATTTAAGGTACTATCAGATGAAACAAGACTAAGGATTTTAGTATTGCTGTATAACAAGGAATTATGTGTTTGCCAACTGCAAGGCATATTAGAAGAAGAGTCACAACCTAAAATTTCAAAGCACTTAGCAAAACTTAGAGATATGGGTTTTGTAAAAGATGAAAGAAAAGAGAAATTTATATATTACTATTTGAATGATAATCAAATGTTAAAGGATATTTTAAAAGACATAATAGAAAATTCTAATGAGTATGAAGTAATAAAAGATGATCTAGGAAGATTAAAATACGCTGATGAAATTAAGGAAAGAAAAATGTGTGAAAATAGAAATAAAGAGGCGTAAGCAATTAAACAAAGTAAGAAAGGAGTAATAAGTTATGGAATTTATATTAATAATATTTGGATGGCTGAATGATCAATTATTAAAGATGACTTGGCTATCTAATTTAGTAAAAAAATTAGTTGAAAATGTTTTTGGTTTGCCAATTAATGAAAGGCTTGGAGGAAGTATTCACTTTTTTATATATGATACTGTAAAAATATTTATATTGTTATCTGTACTTATTTTTATCATATCTTATATACAAAGTTATTTTCCACCCGAGAGAACAAGAAAAATTTTAGGTAATATAAAAGGTATAAAAGGAAATATACTTGGAGCATTACTTGGGACAATCACTCCATTTTGTAGTTGTTCTAGTATTCCTATATTTATAGGCTTTACTTCAGCGGGATTGCCACTTGGAATAACATTTTCCTTTTTAATTTCTTCACCACTTGTAGATTTAGCATCATTTCTTTTATTAATGTCTTTCTTTGGAGCAAAAATTGCAGCAGCTTATGTAATTGTAGGATTAATACTTGCAGTTATAGGTGGAACAATTATTGATAAATTAAAACTTGAAAAGTATGTAGAAGGCTATGTAAAAGAAATTGAAAATGTAGATGCAGAAATAATTGAATTAACTAGGGATGAAAGAATATCATATTCAAAAGATCAAGTAATGCAAATATTTAAAAAAGTATGGTTATATGTACTAATTGGAGTAGGAATAGGTGCAGCAATACACAATTGGATTCCGGAGTCCATAATTCAAAATGTTATTGGAGCAAACAATCCATTTTCAGTTCTTATAGCAACAGTAGTTGGAATACCAATGTATGCTGATATATTTGGAACACTTCCAATTGCAGAAGCGTTATTTGGAAAAGGTGTAGGAATAGGTACAGTACTTTCATTTATGATGGCAGTAACAGCCCTTTCTCTTCCATCAATAATAATGTTAAGTAAAGTAGTTAAAACTAAATTATTAGCAATATTTGTTGCTATTGTATCAGCAGGAATATTAATAATTGGATATTTATTTAATGCTTTTGGATTTTTATTTATGTAAGTCTAAAGAAGCATAATTTAAATAAAAAATATAAAAGAGGAGTTTGATAAAAATGATAATAAAAATATTAGGAACAGGATGTTCAAATTGTAAAAGATTAGAAGAAAATGCTAAAAAGGCAGTAGAAGAGTTAGGTCTAGATGCTACAATTGAAAAAGTTACAGATATTAAGGATATTATGAAATATGGAATTATGAAGACACCAGGTCTTGTAGTAGATGAAAAAGTTAAAGTTTTTGGAAGAGTTCCAACAGCGGAAGAAATTAAAAAATATCTATAATCTAAAAAAGGTAGGGGCTATCTCAAAAGATTAAAATGTAACTTTGAGATAGTCCTTTATAATATATTTTTAACTCAAAATATAAATAAAATACTTGATAAAACATGTAGAGTATATCTATGGAAAATAGCATTATAAAACATGGAACTTTACAAAAGATTAAAAAAAGGAAGGAAAATTTTAATATGGAAAAAAAGAATATAAATAAAAACAGTATTATTTTGTTATTAGGTTTGGCAGGATTTATAGTTATGGCAGATAACTGGGTGGTATCACCTATACTACCTGCCGTAGCTGAAAATTTAAACATTGATATAGCGAAAGCCGGGTTGCTTGTTACTGCATATATGATTCCCTTTGGGATATTTCAAATAATATTTGGACCGCTTGCAGATAGATACGGTAAAAAACAAGTTATAACTTTTTCTATAATTATGTTTACAATTGCAACTGGTCTATGTGCATTAGGATCTTCACTGACTAATCTAGCAATCTATAGAGCACTTACAGGAATTTTTGCAGCTTCAGTAATGCCAATTTCCCTTGCACTTATTGGTGATATATTTCCTATGGAAGAAAGGCAACAAGCTATTGGAACATTTATGGGGATATCATTTTTAGGTCAAGGTTTAAGTATGGCCATAGGAGGAACAATAGCATACTTCTTAAATTGGAGAGGTGTATTTATAGCATATGCAGTTCTTTCATTAATACCAACTATACTTTTAATAGCTAATTATAAAAAACTACCATCAGAAAAAAATCCCAATAGTGAAATATTAAAACCATATATTAGACTTTTATCTAATTCAAAGAGCTTATTTACATATTTAATAGTTTTGCTTGAAGGAATATTTATAGTAGGGAGCTTTTCATATACAGGTTCGTATATAGCTAAAACATATAATTTTAATTATTTTAGCATAGGTATGATATTAACTGCTTTTGGAATAATGTCTGTTATTGGAGGAAGATTAAGTGGAAAACTAGCTAATAAATTTGGTAAGAAGAAGGTTTTAAGTTTTGGACTACTATCTGCTTCAATTGCAGATATGATAATTTTCTATTTTGGTAGTAATATTTACTTGCTTATTTTAGGAGTATCACTACTTGGATTAGGATTTATTTTAACACATTCAACGCTGCTTACAAGAGCAACAGGATTTGCACAAAAGGCAAGAGGAGCAGCAATGTCATTGGTTGCATTTTGCTTCATGGGTGGCGGTGGAGTTGGAACTGCCATTGGTGGAAAAATAATTATAGCATACTCTTTAAATAGTTTATTTATAATATATGGGCTTGCTTTAATTGTAACTCTAATATTGAGTTTTTTATTAATACGAGATGTATAAGATTTATTGAAAATCGGAGGTGAAAATTATGTCAAATCATAATCATAATCATAGCCATTCACATGATGTAAGTAATGTAAAAACTAGTAATCTTATTATAACAATGATCTTAAATCTTGCTATAACAGTAGCAGAAGTTATAGGTGGAATATATTCAGGAAGTTTGTCTTTGCTGTCTGATGCACTTCATAGTTTTAGTGATATGTTGGCTATTGTAGTAAGTTATTTTGCAATTAAGATATCAGAAAAAAGCAATGATGAAAAAAGAACTTTTGGTTATAAACGTTCTACAATAATTGCAGCATTAATTAATTCTACAGTTTTAATTGTTATTTCATTATTTCTTTTTAAAGAAGCATATTTTAAATTTATAACGCCAGAAAAAATAAATGGTGTAATAGTTATATGGGTAGCACTAATAGGTCTTATTGCAAATGCTTTAGGAGCATATTTACTTAGCAAAGGTTCAAAGGAAGATATAAATATGAAATCTACATATCTTCACCTTATAAGTGATGCATTATCTTCAGTTGGAGTAGTTATATGTGGAATAATTATTTATTATTTTAATATTTATTGGGTTGATCCACTTATTACTATACTTGTAGCAATATATGTGCTTAAAGAAAGTTATGAAATACTAAAACAAGCAATTAATATTTTGATGCAGGGAGTTCCGGAAAATATAAATATAAATGAACTTGCTCACGAACTTGAAGAAATAGAAGGGATAAAAAATGTTCATCATGTACATATATGGGGATTAAATGATAGTAATATATTTTTTG
It includes:
- a CDS encoding YibE/F family protein gives rise to the protein MNIILILLIILLILMGAIGGKRGVQSFSTLILNFFTLFFMLILIGAKIDPIKVTFIGAMIISFFSLFFINGYNKKTISSLISVIIVITLVMAVTYKMGINANIQGFSDEQIDLVSFYSLYVQIDFSKIVICEILIGLLGAIIDVSISISSSMNEIYKSYSSITQHELFKSGMNIGKDILGTMTNTLFFAYISGFMTLMIYFNQLHYSLSTIMNAKVFCSEVFQSICCGVGIILIIPINAFVTSKLMFINKKAK
- a CDS encoding metalloregulator ArsR/SmtB family transcription factor gives rise to the protein MYKLTDLFKVLSDETRLRILVLLYNKELCVCQLQGILEEESQPKISKHLAKLRDMGFVKDERKEKFIYYYLNDNQMLKDILKDIIENSNEYEVIKDDLGRLKYADEIKERKMCENRNKEA
- a CDS encoding permease, whose translation is MEFILIIFGWLNDQLLKMTWLSNLVKKLVENVFGLPINERLGGSIHFFIYDTVKIFILLSVLIFIISYIQSYFPPERTRKILGNIKGIKGNILGALLGTITPFCSCSSIPIFIGFTSAGLPLGITFSFLISSPLVDLASFLLLMSFFGAKIAAAYVIVGLILAVIGGTIIDKLKLEKYVEGYVKEIENVDAEIIELTRDERISYSKDQVMQIFKKVWLYVLIGVGIGAAIHNWIPESIIQNVIGANNPFSVLIATVVGIPMYADIFGTLPIAEALFGKGVGIGTVLSFMMAVTALSLPSIIMLSKVVKTKLLAIFVAIVSAGILIIGYLFNAFGFLFM
- a CDS encoding thioredoxin family protein, with the translated sequence MIIKILGTGCSNCKRLEENAKKAVEELGLDATIEKVTDIKDIMKYGIMKTPGLVVDEKVKVFGRVPTAEEIKKYL
- a CDS encoding MFS transporter is translated as MENSIIKHGTLQKIKKRKENFNMEKKNINKNSIILLLGLAGFIVMADNWVVSPILPAVAENLNIDIAKAGLLVTAYMIPFGIFQIIFGPLADRYGKKQVITFSIIMFTIATGLCALGSSLTNLAIYRALTGIFAASVMPISLALIGDIFPMEERQQAIGTFMGISFLGQGLSMAIGGTIAYFLNWRGVFIAYAVLSLIPTILLIANYKKLPSEKNPNSEILKPYIRLLSNSKSLFTYLIVLLEGIFIVGSFSYTGSYIAKTYNFNYFSIGMILTAFGIMSVIGGRLSGKLANKFGKKKVLSFGLLSASIADMIIFYFGSNIYLLILGVSLLGLGFILTHSTLLTRATGFAQKARGAAMSLVAFCFMGGGGVGTAIGGKIIIAYSLNSLFIIYGLALIVTLILSFLLIRDV
- a CDS encoding cation diffusion facilitator family transporter, giving the protein MSNHNHNHSHSHDVSNVKTSNLIITMILNLAITVAEVIGGIYSGSLSLLSDALHSFSDMLAIVVSYFAIKISEKSNDEKRTFGYKRSTIIAALINSTVLIVISLFLFKEAYFKFITPEKINGVIVIWVALIGLIANALGAYLLSKGSKEDINMKSTYLHLISDALSSVGVVICGIIIYYFNIYWVDPLITILVAIYVLKESYEILKQAINILMQGVPENININELAHELEEIEGIKNVHHVHIWGLNDSNIFFECHVNLKQDILVSETTSIYEDIEHELKEHFGIKHITIQFEYNCCDNTGIVENE